In one window of Eggerthella guodeyinii DNA:
- a CDS encoding DUF2316 family protein, giving the protein MSLSPQQRASTIEQFDENLRRLGLTPAQVAHDLGTTEQHLVRVANLDNVRLEDPWILRNHLLAEGAARGIELVPFTALVGDHHDYWFLDGADIDRGRMRP; this is encoded by the coding sequence GTGTCGTTATCCCCGCAGCAGCGAGCCAGCACCATCGAGCAGTTCGACGAGAACCTGCGCCGGCTGGGACTGACGCCCGCCCAGGTCGCGCATGACCTGGGCACGACCGAGCAGCACCTCGTCCGCGTGGCGAACCTCGACAACGTGCGGCTCGAGGACCCGTGGATCCTGCGGAACCACCTGCTGGCCGAGGGCGCCGCGCGCGGCATCGAGCTGGTACCCTTCACGGCCCTCGTCGGCGACCACCACGACTACTGGTTCCTCGATGGCGCGGACATCGACCGCGGTCGCATGCGACCGTAA
- a CDS encoding FAD-dependent oxidoreductase codes for MNEKKSEGMDRGMERGMDRGMDRRAFLKGALATAAASGAFALGGCAPAGSADASSDKEAAGASLIDHGVFKNIDMAEAEPIAPVDPPATWDGEADIVVVGTGGGGLAAMNYAVDNGSTVIAIEKNAEIGGATQHAAGWFLLPGGSKDQEALQYAYPSYPFDINAFMRAILPNYQFSIDDELLKNIALKAGGVMDWLQEHDGVEMTCRGQAFMDTKVISGEHSQILGMQPTCLAMGACATKKGADLRTNTTCTALVVENGKVVGVQATDKDGATVHYRGKRGVILCSGGFGMNLAMMEKYVPTALDVATFGGPMFYHTGECTRMALGLNADMSGHDSWCGWLAGFEEYQETGEFWHYFWDGATQLCRNVWLTIDKRGRRVPYYATDGKQDCPDFYGGMGDTGVVAAQVSRMGNRYYQVFDSNYPEDVFAHGLSASASPVTNTDNVPKGSLFSGDWLGDVEKAIDRGVIKKADTLDELADMLGLDPEVLKESVAHWNELCEQGEDTEMVYPYNPNWLTPVQKPPYYGARLGTSLGKTMCGVRVTPSMEVVDADGKVIEGLYANFSTAGGMVGESNYCTGLYNTTILGGNAMSWTTGYIAAEAALQ; via the coding sequence ATGAACGAAAAGAAGTCCGAGGGCATGGATCGGGGAATGGAACGGGGAATGGACCGGGGCATGGATCGTCGAGCGTTTTTGAAAGGGGCCTTGGCGACGGCAGCCGCGAGCGGCGCGTTCGCGCTCGGCGGCTGCGCCCCGGCAGGCTCGGCCGACGCGAGCTCCGACAAGGAGGCAGCGGGCGCGAGCCTCATCGACCACGGCGTGTTCAAGAACATCGACATGGCCGAGGCCGAGCCTATCGCCCCGGTCGACCCGCCCGCGACCTGGGACGGAGAAGCCGACATCGTGGTCGTGGGCACCGGGGGCGGCGGCCTCGCCGCGATGAACTACGCGGTGGACAACGGCAGCACCGTCATCGCCATCGAGAAGAACGCCGAGATCGGCGGCGCCACCCAGCATGCGGCCGGCTGGTTCCTGCTGCCCGGCGGCTCGAAGGACCAGGAGGCCCTGCAGTACGCCTACCCGTCCTACCCCTTCGACATCAACGCGTTCATGCGCGCCATCCTGCCGAACTACCAGTTCAGCATCGACGACGAACTGCTGAAGAACATCGCGCTCAAGGCCGGCGGGGTGATGGACTGGCTCCAGGAGCACGACGGCGTGGAGATGACCTGCCGCGGCCAGGCGTTCATGGACACGAAGGTGATCAGCGGCGAGCACAGCCAGATCCTCGGCATGCAGCCCACCTGCCTCGCGATGGGCGCATGCGCCACGAAGAAGGGGGCCGACCTGCGCACGAACACGACGTGCACGGCCCTCGTCGTCGAAAACGGGAAGGTCGTGGGCGTGCAGGCCACCGACAAGGACGGCGCCACCGTGCACTACCGCGGCAAGCGGGGCGTCATCCTGTGCTCGGGCGGGTTCGGCATGAACCTGGCCATGATGGAGAAGTACGTGCCCACGGCGCTCGACGTGGCGACGTTCGGCGGTCCCATGTTCTACCACACCGGAGAGTGCACGCGCATGGCGCTGGGGTTGAACGCGGACATGTCCGGGCACGACTCGTGGTGCGGCTGGCTGGCAGGGTTCGAGGAGTACCAGGAGACGGGCGAGTTCTGGCACTACTTCTGGGACGGCGCGACGCAGCTGTGCCGCAACGTGTGGCTGACCATCGACAAGCGCGGGCGCCGCGTGCCGTACTACGCGACGGACGGCAAGCAGGACTGCCCCGACTTCTACGGCGGCATGGGCGACACGGGCGTCGTGGCGGCGCAGGTGTCGCGCATGGGCAACCGCTACTACCAGGTATTCGACAGCAACTATCCGGAAGACGTGTTCGCGCACGGGCTGAGCGCCTCGGCCTCGCCGGTGACGAACACCGACAACGTGCCGAAAGGCAGCCTGTTCAGCGGCGATTGGCTGGGCGACGTGGAAAAGGCCATCGACCGCGGCGTCATCAAGAAGGCCGACACGCTGGACGAGCTGGCAGACATGCTCGGACTCGACCCCGAGGTGCTGAAGGAGTCGGTCGCGCACTGGAACGAGCTGTGCGAGCAGGGAGAGGACACCGAGATGGTGTACCCTTACAACCCCAACTGGCTGACGCCCGTGCAGAAGCCGCCGTATTACGGAGCACGCCTGGGCACCTCGCTCGGCAAGACCATGTGCGGCGTGCGCGTGACGCCCAGCATGGAAGTGGTGGACGCCGACGGCAAGGTCATCGAGGGCCTGTACGCGAACTTCTCCACCGCGGGCGGCATGGTCGGCGAGAGCAACTACTGCACCGGCCTGTACAACACCACGATCCTCGGCGGCAACGCCATGTCGTGGACGACGGGCTACATCGCGGCGGAAGCAGCGCTACAATAG
- a CDS encoding TetR/AcrR family transcriptional regulator translates to MDKRKQENQRVKDQLLAALIEFAGRKDWSKVTVTELVEQAGVARASFYRNFSSVEELVEYGIGQVTQRYHEGMPDGDVDSRARLEFKFRFYQEHAGLVLAFHRAKAGTSLLDLITDCEIAAGGDMPASSPERYRLYFSAGAFYNVLLCWLESGMKESPEVMAETFAHLAKGEKL, encoded by the coding sequence ATGGACAAGAGAAAGCAGGAGAACCAGCGCGTGAAAGACCAGCTGCTGGCCGCGTTGATCGAGTTCGCCGGCCGCAAGGACTGGTCGAAGGTGACCGTCACCGAGCTGGTCGAACAGGCGGGCGTCGCCCGCGCGTCGTTCTACCGCAACTTCTCCTCGGTCGAGGAGCTGGTCGAATACGGCATCGGGCAAGTGACGCAGCGCTACCACGAGGGCATGCCGGATGGGGACGTCGACAGCCGCGCGCGCCTCGAGTTCAAGTTCCGCTTCTACCAGGAGCATGCCGGCCTCGTGCTGGCGTTCCATCGCGCGAAGGCGGGCACGTCGCTGCTCGACCTCATCACCGATTGCGAGATCGCTGCCGGAGGAGACATGCCCGCAAGCTCCCCCGAGCGCTACCGGCTGTACTTCTCCGCCGGCGCGTTCTACAACGTGCTGCTCTGCTGGCTGGAAAGCGGCATGAAAGAATCCCCCGAGGTCATGGCCGAAACCTTCGCCCACCTGGCGAAGGGCGAGAAGCTCTAG
- a CDS encoding LytR C-terminal domain-containing protein, translating to MLKRMVGIVIVAALGAALTGCASGVERQNVPNDRAVGEQPAKSEQPAGGAAPTESEPLRAGKGEITVLVLNASGEEGAAREAADSIEALGFEHVTVDNATYHQKGNRVSYHHEEHRAEVDEVAALFDALPPYDPYCYEDARSGGWSMDYDILVMLGEPGTGCPVPV from the coding sequence ATGCTGAAACGGATGGTCGGGATCGTCATCGTCGCCGCGCTCGGCGCGGCGTTGACCGGGTGTGCGTCGGGCGTTGAGCGGCAAAATGTTCCGAACGACCGCGCCGTCGGCGAGCAGCCCGCCAAAAGCGAGCAGCCCGCCGGGGGCGCCGCTCCGACCGAGTCTGAGCCGCTTCGCGCGGGAAAAGGCGAGATCACCGTGCTCGTGCTGAACGCAAGCGGCGAGGAGGGGGCGGCGCGCGAGGCCGCCGATAGCATCGAGGCGCTCGGCTTCGAGCACGTCACGGTCGACAACGCCACGTATCACCAGAAGGGTAACCGGGTGTCGTACCACCACGAGGAGCATCGCGCCGAGGTGGACGAGGTCGCGGCGCTGTTCGACGCGCTCCCGCCTTACGACCCCTATTGCTACGAAGACGCCCGGAGCGGCGGTTGGAGCATGGACTACGACATCCTCGTCATGCTCGGCGAGCCGGGCACGGGGTGCCCTGTGCCCGTGTAG
- a CDS encoding glutathione peroxidase: MASSIYDFTVKDQQGNDVSLADYRGRVLLVVNTATECGFTPTYAQLEELYRALHERGFDILDFPCDQFGHQAPGTNEEIAAFCTSRFGVTFPQFAKIEVNGEGADPLFAYLQQEKGFEGFDEGHELTPILEDMLAKADPDYAGKPDIKWNFTKFLVDRDGTVVRRFEPTTSVPDVVATAVEELL, translated from the coding sequence ATGGCTTCCAGTATCTACGACTTCACCGTGAAGGACCAGCAGGGCAACGACGTGTCGCTCGCCGATTACCGGGGACGGGTGCTGCTCGTGGTGAACACCGCCACCGAGTGCGGCTTCACGCCCACGTACGCCCAGCTCGAGGAGCTGTACCGCGCGCTGCACGAGCGCGGGTTCGACATCCTCGACTTCCCGTGCGACCAGTTCGGCCACCAGGCGCCGGGCACCAACGAGGAGATCGCGGCGTTCTGCACGTCCCGCTTCGGCGTGACGTTCCCGCAGTTCGCGAAAATCGAGGTCAACGGCGAAGGCGCCGACCCGCTGTTCGCCTACCTGCAGCAGGAGAAGGGGTTCGAGGGCTTCGACGAGGGCCACGAGCTGACGCCGATCCTGGAGGACATGCTGGCGAAGGCCGACCCCGACTATGCCGGCAAGCCCGACATCAAGTGGAACTTCACGAAGTTCCTCGTGGATCGCGACGGCACCGTCGTCCGCCGCTTCGAGCCCACGACCAGCGTGCCCGACGTGGTCGCAACGGCCGTGGAGGAGCTGCTGTAG
- a CDS encoding EFR1 family ferrodoxin (N-terminal region resembles flavodoxins. C-terminal ferrodoxin region binds two 4Fe-4S clusters.) — protein MILYFSGTGNSQWAARRLADLLDDEVVSINRAMKDGHPASFRSERPLVFVAPVYAWRLPRVVDRWIRAARFEGNRDAYFVMTCGGKCGNAAAYARRLCASTGLRYRGLAGVPMPKNYVVLYDTPDAEECRAVVERARPRIDELARLIGRNEALPEQPVELNDRFRSGPENALFYPALVHDAKFTASDACVACGRCVERCPLNNVVLVDGKPTWNGTCTHCMGCIAGCPTEAIEYGPKSSGRHRHDLWTEELA, from the coding sequence ATGATTTTGTACTTCAGCGGCACGGGCAACAGCCAATGGGCGGCGCGGCGGCTCGCCGATTTGCTCGACGACGAGGTCGTTTCCATCAACCGGGCGATGAAGGACGGTCATCCTGCGTCGTTTCGCTCAGAACGGCCGCTCGTGTTCGTCGCCCCCGTGTACGCATGGCGGCTGCCGCGGGTGGTCGACCGGTGGATTCGCGCTGCGCGCTTCGAGGGCAACCGCGACGCCTACTTCGTCATGACCTGCGGCGGGAAATGCGGAAACGCGGCCGCCTACGCACGGCGGCTGTGCGCGAGCACGGGTCTGCGCTATCGGGGGCTGGCCGGGGTGCCCATGCCGAAGAACTACGTGGTGCTGTACGACACGCCCGACGCCGAGGAGTGCCGCGCCGTCGTCGAGCGCGCCCGGCCGCGCATCGACGAGCTCGCCAGGCTCATCGGGCGGAACGAAGCGCTTCCGGAACAGCCCGTCGAGCTGAACGACCGCTTCCGCAGCGGCCCGGAGAACGCCCTCTTCTACCCGGCGCTCGTGCACGACGCGAAGTTCACCGCGTCGGACGCGTGCGTCGCGTGCGGGCGCTGCGTCGAGCGCTGCCCGCTCAACAACGTCGTGCTGGTCGACGGCAAGCCTACGTGGAACGGCACGTGCACGCACTGCATGGGCTGCATCGCGGGATGCCCGACCGAGGCCATCGAGTACGGCCCGAAGTCGAGCGGCCGGCATCGCCATGATCTGTGGACGGAGGAGCTCGCATGA
- a CDS encoding helix-turn-helix transcriptional regulator yields the protein MSARETQNAQGIFKEQLLLVVAGSCFVCRHFLTFWTSPSDASLISSFGQGWSWMVAVAASIVSCAAFVLVSRRAGRTTASGWWYLSGFGLLLVALLVGAYAGWTGSDELSFAATVLLGLGNGVAFCIFIGAHLGEKPGIIIVLLASEFLVGSVLYLLVHAFVPNVALVVPALALNVASGLLLWACARSSGKPASLEPVANLRPPVITFKQFCLVTVCFSASHGIVRTLVTRTSSGSLDIEVLSTLVAALALLAFGLGRGIRSSQSFIMVIVGIFAVSFVSIPLYLFDVYVASLIHAAGFSLFLIVCWGFDAFYASENGASPLVVVGVTYACVQSGEVVGGLLMLVFVPLSELFLHLLSSALLFGLVALLMLFFMRQQRTKEVDYTAYFELLAQACARLADEHGLTQREREILELTAQKKSNGQIMNELFISQNTLKTHLRHIHAKMGVHNRSELLDLVETEAARA from the coding sequence TTGTCCGCACGGGAGACGCAGAATGCGCAGGGCATATTCAAGGAGCAGCTGCTGCTCGTCGTCGCGGGCTCGTGCTTCGTGTGCCGCCATTTCCTCACGTTCTGGACATCGCCGTCCGATGCCAGCCTGATCTCGTCGTTCGGGCAGGGTTGGTCGTGGATGGTGGCGGTGGCGGCGTCCATCGTGTCGTGCGCCGCGTTCGTGCTCGTCTCGCGCCGCGCGGGTCGAACGACCGCGTCGGGGTGGTGGTACCTGAGCGGGTTCGGGCTGCTGCTGGTTGCGCTGTTGGTGGGCGCGTACGCCGGCTGGACGGGCTCCGACGAGCTGAGCTTCGCGGCAACCGTGCTGCTGGGGCTGGGCAACGGCGTGGCGTTCTGCATCTTCATCGGGGCCCATCTGGGCGAGAAGCCGGGGATCATCATCGTGCTGCTGGCCTCGGAGTTCCTCGTGGGGTCGGTGCTGTACCTGCTGGTGCACGCGTTCGTGCCGAACGTCGCGCTCGTGGTTCCGGCGCTCGCGCTGAACGTGGCGTCGGGTCTGCTGCTGTGGGCGTGCGCGCGATCGTCGGGCAAGCCGGCCTCCCTCGAGCCGGTGGCGAACCTCAGGCCGCCGGTCATCACGTTCAAGCAATTCTGCCTGGTCACCGTCTGTTTCTCGGCCTCGCACGGCATCGTTCGCACGCTGGTGACGCGCACGTCGAGCGGCTCGCTCGACATCGAGGTGCTCAGCACGCTCGTGGCGGCGCTCGCGCTGCTCGCGTTCGGCCTCGGGCGCGGCATCCGCTCGTCGCAGTCGTTCATCATGGTGATCGTCGGCATCTTCGCCGTGAGCTTCGTGTCCATTCCGCTGTACCTGTTCGACGTGTACGTGGCCTCGCTCATCCACGCGGCCGGATTCTCGCTGTTCCTGATCGTGTGCTGGGGGTTCGACGCGTTCTACGCGTCCGAGAACGGCGCGAGCCCGCTCGTGGTCGTGGGCGTCACCTACGCGTGCGTGCAGTCCGGCGAAGTGGTGGGCGGCCTGCTCATGCTGGTGTTCGTGCCGCTCTCGGAGCTGTTCTTGCACCTGCTGTCGTCGGCGCTGCTGTTCGGGCTCGTGGCGCTGCTCATGCTGTTCTTCATGCGGCAGCAGCGCACGAAAGAGGTGGACTACACGGCGTACTTCGAGCTGCTGGCGCAGGCGTGCGCCCGCCTGGCCGACGAGCACGGGCTGACGCAGCGCGAGCGCGAGATCCTCGAGCTGACGGCGCAGAAGAAGAGCAACGGCCAGATCATGAACGAGCTGTTCATCTCCCAGAACACGCTCAAGACGCACCTGCGCCACATCCACGCGAAGATGGGCGTCCACAACCGCAGCGAGCTGCTCGACCTCGTGGAGACGGAAGCCGCCCGCGCGTAG
- a CDS encoding nitroreductase family protein codes for MRHAHDVTIDAGRCIGCGLCEEDCPASAIAVEGGKARMVAQDCLLCGHCVAICPKAAVSMTGFEDEPRELGVGAPPALDADRLLEAIAARRSMRRFSDEPVAEEDIARIIEAGRLTPTAKNAQDVSYVVLRDGIARFEAQAVRLFRRVFPFVRLVNSMARRTSIDDRFFFKGAPVAIVVVARNDIDGALAASNMELMAQACGLGVLYSGYFSMAAAVSRALRRELGLSRGQKVVATLVVGHPAVRYRRTAPKEAAAVRWA; via the coding sequence ATGAGGCATGCGCACGACGTGACGATCGACGCGGGGCGCTGCATCGGGTGCGGCCTGTGCGAGGAGGATTGCCCCGCCAGCGCGATCGCGGTCGAAGGTGGGAAGGCGCGCATGGTCGCGCAGGACTGCCTCCTTTGCGGCCACTGCGTCGCGATCTGCCCGAAGGCGGCCGTGTCCATGACCGGCTTCGAGGACGAGCCGCGTGAGCTGGGCGTAGGCGCGCCGCCGGCCCTCGACGCGGATCGGCTGCTCGAGGCCATCGCCGCGCGCCGCAGCATGCGCCGGTTCAGCGACGAGCCCGTGGCGGAGGAGGACATCGCCCGCATCATCGAGGCGGGACGGCTGACGCCCACCGCGAAAAACGCGCAGGACGTGTCGTACGTGGTGCTGCGCGATGGCATCGCGCGCTTCGAGGCGCAGGCGGTTCGCCTGTTCAGGCGGGTGTTCCCTTTCGTGCGGCTCGTGAACTCGATGGCGCGCCGCACCAGCATCGACGACCGGTTCTTCTTCAAGGGCGCACCCGTGGCCATCGTCGTGGTCGCGCGCAACGATATCGACGGTGCGCTGGCGGCCTCCAACATGGAGCTCATGGCGCAGGCGTGCGGTCTGGGCGTGCTGTACAGCGGCTACTTCTCGATGGCCGCCGCCGTGTCGCGCGCGCTGCGCCGTGAGCTGGGGCTGTCTCGCGGCCAGAAGGTGGTCGCCACCCTCGTCGTCGGTCATCCCGCCGTGCGCTACCGTCGCACCGCCCCGAAGGAGGCAGCCGCGGTACGCTGGGCGTGA